One genomic window of Borreliella garinii includes the following:
- the thrS gene encoding threonine--tRNA ligase, which translates to MSKDLYKEDILYKKRHSIAHVMAEAVCDLFPNTKIAIGPPIKDGFYYDFEFKKQITEDSLLDIENRMREILKTGSSFEKEIISLEQALEIFKDEPYKIDLIKNFDLQNEISIYKSHNFIDLCRGPHVDNMNKIDPKAFKLTGIAGAYWRGNEKNTMLTRIYGTLWNNEKELRSYLNLREEIKKRDHRKLGKELDLFSIHEEIGPGLIFFHPNGAKIRALIEDFWREEHSKNGYDILFTPHVGKSWLWQTSGHLDFYKDSMFEKIEMDKSDYYLKPMNCPFHIAIYNTGKHSYRDLPFRWAELGTVYRYEKIGALHGIMRARGFTQDDAHIICTHSQVVDEIKEVLRFAIYMWSKFGFSSLKAYLSTKPDKSVGNDYDWEMSLKVLEEALSNFEVPYEIDKGGGAFYGPKIDLKIVDSLEREWQMSTIQFDFNLPERFNMTYTAEDGKEKRPFMIHRALLGSIERFFGILVEHYGGAFPLWLSPVQAVIIPVNNTVEDYTIKVLNKFKNAGIRIKLDNSSSRMNAKIREYQAKKIPYMFIIGEREAIEEKISIRTRTNEQINGIELDEALKLILLKVRDKEI; encoded by the coding sequence AGCTGTATGCGATTTATTTCCAAATACGAAAATTGCAATAGGACCCCCTATTAAAGATGGTTTTTATTATGATTTTGAATTTAAAAAGCAAATTACAGAAGATTCTCTTTTGGATATAGAAAATAGAATGAGAGAGATTTTAAAGACTGGGAGTTCTTTTGAAAAAGAGATAATAAGCTTAGAACAGGCTCTTGAAATTTTTAAAGATGAGCCTTATAAGATCGATTTGATTAAAAATTTTGATTTACAAAATGAAATTTCTATTTACAAGAGTCATAATTTTATTGATCTTTGTAGGGGTCCTCATGTTGATAATATGAATAAAATTGATCCAAAGGCATTTAAGCTTACTGGTATTGCTGGGGCTTATTGGCGAGGCAATGAAAAAAATACAATGCTTACCAGAATTTATGGAACCTTATGGAATAATGAAAAAGAGCTAAGATCTTATCTTAATTTAAGAGAGGAAATAAAAAAAAGAGACCATAGAAAGCTTGGGAAAGAGCTTGATTTATTTTCTATTCATGAAGAGATTGGACCAGGACTTATTTTCTTTCATCCAAATGGAGCCAAAATAAGAGCTTTAATAGAGGATTTTTGGAGAGAAGAGCACTCTAAAAATGGATATGATATTCTTTTTACTCCTCATGTTGGCAAATCTTGGCTTTGGCAAACTTCTGGCCATTTAGACTTTTATAAGGACAGCATGTTTGAAAAAATAGAAATGGATAAAAGTGATTATTATCTTAAACCTATGAATTGTCCTTTTCATATTGCAATTTACAATACAGGCAAGCATTCTTATAGAGATTTGCCATTTAGATGGGCTGAACTTGGTACTGTATATCGTTATGAAAAGATAGGTGCTTTGCATGGTATTATGAGGGCCAGAGGTTTTACTCAGGATGATGCTCACATTATATGTACTCATTCTCAAGTTGTAGATGAGATTAAAGAAGTTCTTAGGTTTGCTATTTATATGTGGAGTAAATTTGGCTTTAGCAGCTTAAAGGCATATCTTTCTACAAAGCCTGACAAGTCTGTTGGGAATGATTATGATTGGGAAATGTCTTTAAAGGTTCTTGAAGAGGCCTTAAGTAATTTTGAAGTTCCTTATGAAATTGATAAAGGGGGAGGTGCTTTTTATGGACCTAAGATTGATCTCAAGATAGTTGATTCGCTTGAGAGAGAGTGGCAGATGAGTACGATTCAATTTGATTTTAATCTTCCTGAGAGATTTAATATGACTTATACTGCTGAGGATGGTAAAGAAAAAAGACCATTTATGATTCATCGAGCCCTGTTAGGATCTATTGAAAGATTTTTTGGAATTCTTGTAGAGCACTATGGTGGAGCATTTCCTTTGTGGTTGTCTCCTGTTCAAGCAGTAATCATTCCTGTTAACAATACTGTAGAAGATTATACTATTAAGGTTTTAAATAAATTTAAAAATGCGGGAATTAGAATAAAACTTGATAATAGTTCCTCAAGAATGAATGCTAAAATTAGAGAATATCAGGCTAAAAAAATACCTTATATGTTTATAATTGGCGAGAGAGAAGCAATAGAAGAAAAAATATCTATTAGAACAAGAACAAATGAGCAAATAAATGGAATTGAACTTGATGAAGCTCTTAAACTTATTTTATTAAAAGTAAGAGATAAGGAGATTTGA
- a CDS encoding potassium channel family protein, with translation MKTFVIIGLSNLGIHLLEDLSRLDCQIIIIDTSKELIEEYDVISTESFVVEQFTKNALKRIIPVDTDAVVIDFDDDLGKSALVTHYCNLLGLKEICVKTENRDDAEILKTLGATKIIFPSKDAARRLTPLLVSPNLSTYNIIGYDIIVAETVIPREYVGKTLFEADLRRECGITVIAVRNLSNSRYEFVDGDYFFLKDDKIVICGKPDSIENFTNNKDLIKDLISVSKEDENLNKDVEKKSRFLGIFNFMKIFQKDRKDN, from the coding sequence ATGAAAACATTTGTTATTATTGGACTTAGTAATTTAGGAATTCACTTGCTTGAGGATTTAAGCAGACTTGATTGTCAAATTATTATTATAGATACATCTAAAGAGCTTATTGAAGAATATGATGTGATATCTACAGAAAGCTTTGTTGTTGAACAATTTACTAAAAATGCTTTGAAAAGAATAATTCCTGTAGATACAGACGCTGTTGTGATTGACTTTGATGATGATCTTGGTAAAAGTGCTCTTGTAACTCACTATTGTAATCTTTTGGGTTTGAAGGAAATATGTGTTAAGACAGAAAATAGGGATGATGCTGAAATATTAAAAACTCTTGGCGCAACAAAAATTATATTTCCAAGTAAAGATGCTGCAAGAAGATTAACTCCATTATTAGTATCTCCTAATCTTTCAACTTATAATATTATTGGGTATGATATTATTGTTGCTGAAACTGTTATTCCTAGAGAATATGTTGGAAAAACCCTTTTTGAAGCTGATCTTAGAAGAGAGTGTGGAATTACAGTTATTGCTGTTAGAAATTTAAGTAATTCTAGATATGAATTTGTTGATGGCGATTATTTTTTTTTAAAGGATGATAAGATTGTAATTTGTGGGAAACCAGATAGTATTGAAAATTTTACAAATAATAAAGATTTAATTAAAGATTTAATTTCGGTTTCTAAAGAGGATGAAAATTTAAATAAAGATGTTGAAAAGAAATCGAGATTTTTAGGTATTTTTAATTTTATGAAAATTTTTCAAAAAGATCGTAAGGATAATTAG
- a CDS encoding TrkH family potassium uptake protein: MLRFEFSDRFLLFSYFVLIMLIGSLLLMLPISWGGDGKLAYIDALFTAVSAVSITGLITVKIESFSTFGFILIMLLIQLGGLGFISITTFYLLIPKKKMNLTDARIIKQYSLSNIEYNPIRILKGILFITFSIEMIGLILILICFKLRGVSISFLEALFTTISAFCNAGFSMHSESIYAWRDVPEAIVVVSILIICGGLGFMVYRDVNNTIKNKKKLSLHAKIVFSLSFFLIMIGAILFFFTEMHKLKDGYSIGTLIFNSIFYSISTRTAGFNYLDNSLISGRTQIVSLPFMFIGGAPGSTAGGIKITTFFLIVLAVVKNQDGNGYIIGSYKVSIDSIRFALLFFARAIFIVSFSFFMLLFFEGGSGNWKVIDLGYEVFSAFGTVGLSVGVTQDLSFWGKVIIIFTMFSGRIGLFSMAVFVSRKSRFEEFTRPRQDILVG, translated from the coding sequence ATGTTGAGATTTGAATTTAGCGACAGGTTTTTACTTTTTAGTTATTTTGTTTTAATTATGCTTATAGGCTCTCTTTTATTAATGTTGCCTATTTCTTGGGGAGGTGATGGCAAATTAGCATACATTGATGCGCTTTTTACTGCTGTTTCTGCTGTAAGCATTACAGGTCTTATAACAGTTAAAATAGAAAGTTTTTCTACTTTTGGATTTATTTTGATAATGTTACTAATCCAGCTTGGGGGATTGGGATTTATAAGTATTACTACTTTTTATTTGCTTATACCTAAAAAGAAAATGAATTTAACAGATGCAAGAATAATAAAGCAGTATTCTCTTTCAAATATAGAATATAATCCTATTAGAATTTTAAAAGGCATACTGTTTATCACCTTTTCAATTGAAATGATAGGTTTAATATTAATACTTATTTGTTTTAAACTTAGGGGAGTTAGTATTTCATTTTTAGAAGCTTTGTTTACTACAATTTCTGCTTTTTGCAATGCAGGTTTTTCCATGCATTCTGAGAGTATTTATGCATGGCGAGATGTTCCTGAAGCTATAGTTGTGGTTTCTATTTTAATAATTTGTGGTGGGCTTGGGTTTATGGTCTATAGGGATGTAAATAATACTATTAAAAATAAAAAAAAACTATCACTTCATGCTAAAATAGTTTTTTCTTTAAGTTTCTTTTTAATTATGATTGGTGCAATTTTATTCTTTTTTACAGAGATGCATAAATTAAAAGATGGTTATTCAATAGGTACTCTAATATTTAATTCAATTTTTTATTCGATTAGTACTAGAACAGCTGGTTTTAATTATCTTGATAATTCTTTAATAAGTGGAAGAACCCAAATAGTTTCTCTGCCATTCATGTTTATTGGTGGGGCGCCCGGATCAACTGCAGGAGGAATTAAGATTACAACATTTTTTTTAATTGTATTAGCTGTTGTTAAAAATCAAGACGGCAATGGATATATTATTGGGTCTTACAAGGTTTCAATAGATAGTATAAGATTCGCACTTTTATTCTTTGCAAGAGCTATTTTTATTGTAAGTTTTTCCTTTTTTATGCTTCTTTTTTTTGAAGGAGGATCTGGCAATTGGAAAGTTATTGATTTAGGTTATGAGGTGTTTTCTGCTTTTGGAACAGTTGGTCTTTCGGTTGGAGTAACTCAGGATTTGTCATTTTGGGGTAAAGTTATTATAATCTTTACTATGTTTTCAGGACGAATAGGACTTTTTTCAATGGCTGTTTTTGTTTCAAGAAAGTCGCGTTTTGAAGAATTTACAAGGCCAAGGCAAGATATTTTGGTTGGTTGA
- the cyaB gene encoding class IV adenylate cyclase, producing the protein MFEIESKAFIPQKELKRIIKLANKKFKFIKEEIKTDIYYSNLKKIIRIRKLNTLEKIVTFKKKILDNNNAIEINKEVEFKIDNINNFLILIKELEFKKLYKKIKKSLVYQTNNLNVEINEIKNLGFFLEIEKIINNQNDIDLAKKEIHNIINQFGLKKNLETRSYFELLSLTNQSKK; encoded by the coding sequence ATGTTCGAAATAGAATCAAAAGCATTTATTCCCCAAAAAGAGTTAAAAAGAATTATTAAGTTAGCAAATAAAAAATTCAAGTTTATTAAAGAAGAAATAAAAACTGATATCTATTACTCAAACCTAAAAAAAATTATAAGAATAAGAAAATTAAATACTCTAGAAAAAATTGTCACATTTAAAAAAAAAATATTAGATAACAACAATGCTATAGAAATTAATAAAGAGGTAGAATTCAAAATAGATAATATTAATAATTTTTTAATCCTTATTAAAGAGCTTGAATTTAAAAAGCTATACAAAAAGATAAAAAAAAGTCTAGTTTATCAAACTAATAATTTAAATGTAGAGATAAACGAAATAAAAAATCTTGGATTTTTTTTAGAAATAGAAAAAATAATTAATAATCAAAATGACATAGATTTAGCAAAAAAAGAAATTCATAACATAATTAATCAATTTGGATTAAAAAAAAACCTTGAAACTAGATCTTATTTTGAATTACTTTCATTGACAAATCAAAGTAAAAAATAA
- the pgsA gene encoding CDP-diacylglycerol--glycerol-3-phosphate 3-phosphatidyltransferase, whose translation MNNLIKVITPNKITLARIILSFIILILFFLENIFFPYLFFGIIWFLIIFNEFTDFIDGHLARKYGLVSNVGKILDPYADVLQHLTYFVFFFYKGITPYYFFLIFIYREISIGFVRNLIIQFNIVQQANFLGKLKSILYAVCTFASLLFYTLNQLNFIEPMQNFISYILNFEFKFLFIVHAAYVCAAFFAILSFLDYVLIFLNVKKYENK comes from the coding sequence TTGAATAATTTAATCAAGGTTATTACTCCTAATAAAATCACATTAGCTAGGATTATACTTTCCTTTATTATATTAATTTTATTTTTTTTGGAAAATATATTTTTTCCATATTTGTTTTTTGGGATTATTTGGTTTTTAATCATTTTTAATGAATTTACTGACTTTATTGATGGACATCTTGCAAGAAAATATGGTCTTGTTAGCAATGTGGGTAAAATTTTAGATCCTTATGCAGATGTTTTGCAACATTTAACATATTTTGTTTTTTTCTTCTACAAAGGCATAACCCCTTATTATTTTTTTTTAATATTTATTTATCGTGAAATTTCTATTGGTTTTGTTAGAAATTTAATTATTCAGTTTAATATAGTTCAACAAGCTAATTTCTTGGGAAAATTAAAGTCAATTCTTTATGCTGTTTGTACTTTTGCAAGCCTTTTGTTTTATACTTTAAATCAACTAAACTTTATAGAACCGATGCAAAATTTTATTAGCTACATTTTAAATTTTGAATTTAAATTTTTATTTATTGTTCACGCAGCGTATGTTTGTGCTGCTTTTTTTGCAATTTTATCATTTTTGGATTATGTGTTAATATTCTTGAATGTAAAAAAATATGAAAATAAATAA